Proteins co-encoded in one Bacillus horti genomic window:
- a CDS encoding 1-deoxy-D-xylulose-5-phosphate reductoisomerase, with the protein MKYIAVLGSTGSVGTQTMDVLRAKPEHFKLVALAAGQNVQVVLEQIHEFRPALVSVATKEAAEQIKAHAPQGVKIIYGEEGLLEVVTYPQADVVVTAIVGSVGLKPTLAAIEAKKTIALANKETLVTAGKLVMEQARRFNVDILPVDSEHSAIFQCLQGENRKRVEQIIVTASGGSLRHKNRAELEHVTVQEVLNHPNWSMGSKITVDSATMMNKGLEVIEAHWLFDIPFDQIEVLQHDESIIHSMVVFEDSAVMAQLGTPDMKVPIQYALTYPDRYSISGKRLNLAEIGKLHFRKMDFERFPCLRMAYEAGRAGGTVPTVLNAANEVSVMRFLQGDISFLSIEHIISNVLDKHSIIQNPGLEDIHAADLWARELALSMS; encoded by the coding sequence ATGAAATATATTGCAGTCTTGGGTTCAACGGGATCAGTGGGTACACAGACGATGGACGTGCTTCGTGCTAAGCCTGAACATTTTAAGCTAGTGGCATTGGCAGCAGGGCAGAATGTACAAGTCGTTTTGGAACAGATTCACGAATTTCGACCTGCTCTTGTTTCCGTAGCTACAAAAGAAGCAGCAGAGCAAATCAAAGCACATGCTCCTCAAGGGGTTAAGATCATATATGGAGAAGAAGGGCTGCTTGAGGTGGTAACATACCCTCAGGCAGATGTTGTCGTTACGGCCATCGTAGGAAGTGTTGGTTTAAAGCCAACCTTAGCTGCCATAGAAGCTAAGAAAACGATTGCTCTAGCAAATAAGGAGACGTTGGTTACAGCTGGAAAGCTAGTGATGGAGCAGGCAAGGCGTTTTAACGTAGATATTCTTCCTGTCGACAGTGAGCATTCAGCTATATTTCAATGTCTTCAGGGAGAGAATAGGAAAAGAGTAGAGCAAATTATAGTGACTGCCTCTGGAGGTAGTCTGCGGCATAAGAACAGAGCAGAGCTCGAACACGTTACTGTACAAGAAGTGTTAAATCATCCGAATTGGAGCATGGGATCAAAAATAACAGTGGATTCAGCTACAATGATGAATAAAGGTCTTGAAGTCATTGAAGCTCACTGGTTATTCGATATTCCGTTTGATCAAATTGAAGTGCTCCAGCATGATGAGAGCATCATTCATTCAATGGTTGTGTTTGAGGATAGTGCTGTTATGGCTCAATTAGGAACACCGGATATGAAGGTTCCTATTCAATATGCTCTAACTTATCCTGATCGTTACTCTATTTCTGGAAAACGATTAAATCTCGCGGAAATAGGGAAACTACATTTTCGCAAAATGGATTTTGAGCGCTTCCCTTGTCTTAGAATGGCTTATGAAGCTGGAAGGGCAGGCGGAACAGTACCAACCGTATTAAATGCAGCGAATGAAGTGAGTGTAATGCGTTTTTTACAAGGAGACATCTCCTTCTTAAGCATTGAGCATATCATTTCTAACGTGCTGGATAAGCATAGCATTATCCAAAACCCTGGTCTTGAAGATATTCATGCAGCAGATTTATGGGCTAGGGAACTAGCTTTATCTATGAGCTAG
- the rseP gene encoding RIP metalloprotease RseP, producing the protein MTSVISIVVVFGALIFFHELGHLILAKRAGILCREFAIGFGPKLFSFVRNETVYTIRLLPLGGFVRMAGEDPELIDIKTGHDVAVITNREGQVEKLIINNKKDFPEAKTINVSKIDLVHKLVIEGYDHEDQLLSFDVHPQAKMVYNGKETQIAPWDRQFGSKTVGQRALAIFAGPLANFLLAVVLLFAFALYNGLPGEEALIGEVIPDSAALEAGLQDGDLVTAINGESIQRWTDFQRIISSYPEQEVNLTISRDGQQIEVPVTPMSRETQTLEGEVVYEGFIGVAPATERSFLAAIQYGFVRTYEIIALLFQALGMLVTGTFTIDDLAGPVGIFQITGQAAEQGLAVLLQFAAFLSINLGIMNLLPIPALDGGRLIFIGLEALRGKPIDPQKESLVHFVGFALLMLLILVVTWNDIQRIFF; encoded by the coding sequence ATGACATCTGTTATCAGTATAGTGGTTGTGTTTGGTGCACTTATCTTTTTTCACGAGTTAGGTCACTTAATTCTGGCCAAGCGTGCAGGAATCTTATGTAGGGAATTTGCTATTGGTTTTGGTCCGAAGCTATTTTCCTTTGTTAGAAATGAGACGGTTTATACGATCCGTTTATTACCGCTAGGTGGATTTGTTCGTATGGCTGGAGAGGACCCTGAGCTTATTGATATAAAGACGGGTCATGACGTTGCAGTAATAACGAACCGAGAAGGTCAGGTTGAGAAGCTGATCATTAACAATAAAAAAGACTTTCCTGAAGCTAAGACGATCAATGTGAGTAAGATTGATCTTGTGCATAAGCTTGTCATTGAAGGGTACGATCATGAGGATCAGCTGTTAAGCTTTGATGTACACCCTCAAGCGAAAATGGTCTATAACGGAAAGGAAACACAGATTGCTCCATGGGATCGTCAATTTGGGAGTAAGACGGTGGGGCAACGGGCTCTTGCTATTTTTGCCGGACCATTAGCCAATTTTCTTCTTGCTGTTGTCTTACTATTTGCCTTTGCTTTGTATAATGGCTTGCCTGGTGAGGAAGCGTTAATTGGAGAGGTTATCCCTGACTCTGCTGCTTTAGAGGCAGGTTTGCAGGATGGAGACCTTGTGACGGCTATTAATGGAGAATCTATTCAGCGCTGGACTGATTTTCAGCGTATCATTAGCTCCTATCCAGAGCAGGAAGTAAATTTAACCATTTCAAGAGATGGACAACAGATAGAGGTACCAGTCACACCGATGTCTCGTGAAACACAAACACTCGAAGGAGAGGTTGTGTATGAGGGCTTCATCGGAGTAGCACCAGCTACAGAACGCTCCTTCTTAGCGGCAATACAGTATGGCTTTGTTCGAACATATGAAATCATAGCCTTACTATTCCAGGCCTTGGGAATGTTAGTTACTGGAACGTTCACAATTGATGATCTAGCTGGACCAGTAGGTATTTTCCAAATTACAGGTCAGGCTGCTGAGCAAGGTTTAGCTGTTCTTTTACAATTTGCTGCCTTCTTAAGCATAAACCTAGGGATTATGAATCTCCTACCAATACCTGCATTAGACGGTGGAAGGCTGATATTTATTGGATTAGAGGCGTTACGTGGTAAGCCGATCGATCCACAGAAAGAAAGTCTCGTTCATTTTGTGGGCTTTGCTTTATTAATGCTTTTAATTCTAGTCGTAACATGGAATGATATTCAACGCATTTTCTTTTAA
- a CDS encoding proline--tRNA ligase gives MRQQHSFLPTLRDVPADAEVISHQLMLRAGLMRQIASGLYSYLPLGQKVIRKVQEIVRDEMNKTGSEEVLLSTLHPAELWHETGRWDVYGPELMRLKDRHERAFALGPTHEEVITSLVRDEIKSYKKLPLSMYQIQTKFRDERRPRFGVLRSREFIMKDAYSFHATDESLDEMYQKMYSAYMNIFTRCGLNFRAVEADSGAIGGTDTHEFMVLSEIGEDTIAFSNSSSYAANIEKAEVTQTSYEQLVVDGDKEKQVVDTPNVRTVEELAAFLAVEPNQIIKSVAFEVDSEIVVALVRGDFEINETKVKVLLGGQTIELLSPESVVQDLKSVPGFVGPVGPVGLQVKIVADNSVKGMAGAVVGANEKDKHIQYVSPERDFTVEGYYDLRNIVEGDPSPDGQGIIQFAEGIEVGHVFKLGTKYSEAMGAIFLDENGKDKPMIMGCYGIGVTRILAAVIEQNHDEKGIVWPVSLAPYDIHLITVNPKDEQQQELGEKLYQELRNQRFDVLYDDRKERPGVKFNDSDLMGLPVRITVGKKAQEGIIEVKARKSGDMEEIHVNELEAYLQKFFDQATS, from the coding sequence ATGCGCCAGCAACATTCTTTCTTACCAACATTACGAGACGTACCAGCAGATGCAGAGGTGATTAGCCACCAGTTAATGCTTCGAGCTGGATTAATGAGACAGATCGCCTCAGGGCTTTATTCCTATCTTCCACTGGGACAAAAGGTTATTCGTAAGGTACAAGAGATTGTCCGTGATGAAATGAATAAAACAGGCTCTGAAGAGGTTTTACTGTCTACTTTGCACCCTGCAGAGCTATGGCATGAGACAGGCAGATGGGATGTATATGGACCAGAATTAATGAGGCTAAAGGATCGACATGAACGAGCCTTTGCTTTGGGGCCAACACATGAAGAGGTCATTACAAGTCTTGTCCGTGATGAGATTAAATCCTATAAAAAGCTCCCTTTATCCATGTACCAAATTCAAACAAAATTCCGTGATGAGCGCAGACCACGGTTTGGTGTACTACGCTCACGCGAATTTATCATGAAGGATGCCTACTCCTTCCATGCTACTGATGAAAGTCTGGATGAGATGTATCAGAAAATGTATAGCGCTTATATGAATATTTTTACTCGCTGTGGTCTTAACTTTCGGGCTGTCGAAGCGGATTCTGGAGCGATCGGTGGAACAGATACACATGAATTTATGGTGCTCTCTGAGATCGGAGAAGACACGATTGCTTTCAGTAATTCCTCAAGCTATGCGGCTAATATTGAAAAAGCGGAAGTCACTCAAACAAGCTATGAGCAGCTTGTGGTAGATGGGGATAAAGAAAAGCAGGTTGTTGATACTCCAAATGTGAGAACGGTAGAAGAGCTTGCTGCATTCTTAGCTGTTGAGCCAAATCAAATCATTAAAAGTGTTGCCTTTGAAGTTGATAGTGAAATAGTTGTAGCGCTTGTTCGTGGTGATTTTGAAATCAATGAGACAAAGGTTAAGGTGCTTTTAGGAGGACAAACCATTGAGTTATTGAGCCCTGAAAGTGTGGTACAAGACCTCAAATCTGTTCCAGGGTTTGTTGGGCCTGTTGGGCCTGTTGGATTACAGGTGAAAATTGTAGCTGATAATAGTGTCAAAGGAATGGCTGGAGCAGTTGTAGGAGCTAATGAAAAGGATAAGCACATACAGTATGTGAGTCCAGAAAGAGATTTCACTGTTGAAGGATACTACGATTTACGAAACATAGTTGAAGGCGATCCAAGTCCTGATGGACAAGGCATCATCCAATTTGCTGAAGGAATAGAGGTTGGACACGTCTTTAAGCTTGGAACGAAGTATAGTGAAGCGATGGGGGCAATCTTCCTTGACGAAAATGGAAAGGATAAGCCAATGATTATGGGCTGTTACGGAATTGGCGTGACGCGTATCCTGGCTGCTGTCATTGAACAGAACCATGATGAAAAGGGGATCGTGTGGCCTGTGTCTCTAGCCCCGTATGATATTCACCTGATTACGGTAAATCCGAAGGATGAACAGCAGCAAGAGCTAGGAGAAAAGCTTTATCAAGAGCTTAGAAATCAGCGATTTGATGTTCTGTACGATGATCGTAAGGAAAGACCGGGTGTTAAATTTAACGACTCTGATTTAATGGGCCTACCAGTACGAATTACAGTAGGGAAGAAAGCTCAAGAGGGGATCATAGAGGTGAAAGCTAGGAAGAGCGGAGACATGGAGGAGATCCATGTGAACGAACTAGAGGCTTATCTACAGAAATTTTTTGATCAAGCGACCTCTTAG